The Pigmentiphaga aceris DNA segment GCAAGCGCATTCGCGCGGTGCAAGGACATTCCACACAAAGCGTGACTGTCACGCACGTCGAGAAGACACCGCCCGAGGTGCTTTACCACGGCACGGCTACCCGCTTTCTGGCGTCGATCCAACAGCAAGGCCTGCTGGCCGGTGCACGACATCATGTGCACCTGTCGCAGGACATCGACACCGCCGTGTCGGTCGGAAAGCGCTACGGACAGGTGGTGGTGCTGCGCGTCGAGGCAGCGCGCCTGCATGCGCAGGGCGTGACCTTCTTCCAGGCTGACAACGGGGTTTGGCTGGTCAATCACGTGCCGGCCGACGCTTTACAAGTGCTCGACACACCCGCCGCGTAAGGCGGACGGGGTCGTCAGACGCGCACGCCGCGCCAGGCTGACGTGTGAGTCGCCCGGCGCGTTACACAGGGCCAGCAGCCGGCTTATTCCGCCTTGATGCCAGCCCGCTGAATCAGCTCAGTCCACTTGGCCACATCGGCCTTGATACGCTGCGCAAACGCATCCGGCCCGCTGCCCACCGGCTCAAAACCGATGGCCGACAGCTTGGCATGCAAGTCACCCTTGCGCACCGACTCATCCAGTGTTGCGGCGAGCTTCTGCACGATCTGTGGTGGCGTGCCGGCGGGTGCCACCAGGCCAAACAAAGGTGACGTATCCACGCCTGGCAAACCGGCTTCCGCAAATGTCGGCACGTCGGGCAGTTGCGCCACCCGCTTGTTGCTGGTGACCGCCAATGCGCGCAGCTTTCCACTTTTGATGTATTCCAGCAGGCTGGGCACGGTGGCAAACGCAAACTGCACCTGACCGCCCAACAAGTCGGTGAACACTGTCCCGCCACCCCGATACGGCACGTGCAGCACGTCTACCTTGGCTTCGCGGCGCAGCTGTTCGCCGGCAAGATGCGGGGCGGAACCGACACCGGCCGAGCCATAGGACAAGGTGCCGGGTTTGGCCTGGGCCAGCTTGATGAACGCCTGGATGTCCTCGACGCCCACCGAGGGATAAACCACCAGCACGAAGGGCGCTGTCGCCATCAGGGAAATCGGCGTGAAGTCCTTGAGCGTGTTGTAGGGTAAGCGCTCGCCCAGCAGACCGGGATTGATGGTGAACGCGGAATCGACCATGCCAATGGTGTAGCCATCGGCGGTTGACGTGGCCAGCGCCCGCGTGCCGATGGTCGTCCCGCCACCACCCCGGTTTTCGACGATGAACTGCTGCCCCAGCGCCTGCGAAAACACCTGCCCTGCCAGCCGCGCCAGATTGTCGGTCGCTGCGCCGGGTGGGTACGGCACCATGAAGTGCACGGGCTTGTCAGGGTAGCCCGCTGCCCTGGCGTTCAGGCTCCAGGGCAGCATCGCGGTCGCAGCCAGCGCGCCTGTGGCGGCCATGAAGCCGCGACGGCGAGGGTTCGTGGGGCAAAGGGTGTTGGTCATGAGTATCTCCGTGCGCATTGTTGTTATGGGTGATGCGGGGCAGGAATCCAGCCTATCTGGCGGCAAACGACTTGGTTTCGAGGCTCAGCTTGCGTAACGGCCTTCGGCAAGCTCCGACTCGGGATCGGCACCCAAGCCCGGCGTGTCAGGCACCTGGACAAACCCGTTCTGGATGGGCACACGCTTGCCATAGGGCACATGCGCCAATTCCACGTAAAGACGCTCCAGCGCCACGTCGGCCTGCTGCGCAGCAATCAGGTGCAGCGATGCGAGGTAACCTGGCCCGAAGAACGCCACTTGCGGCGCACAGACAACCGGCGTGTCCACGCAATGCCGGGCGATGTCCCAGGCTGCGCTCAGACCCAGCTTGATGACACTGGGCTGCACGTAATCGACACTGTGGTTCGCAATCATCTGCTTCAAGGCATACGTGCTGGCGGCGTTTTCGCCGACTGCCAGCGGCACTCGGCATAGCTGCTTCAACTGCTTCAAGGCATGGTCGTCCTCCGGTGGCCATAAGGGTTCTTCGATCCAGAACGGGTCGTGCTCACGCATGGCCGCGATGGCGTCATGTGCCTCATCGGGCAACCATGCGCAGTTGGTGTCCACCATGATCGGGACACCCGCCCCCGTTGCGCGACGCACTGCTGCCAGCGCGTCGCTTGTGCGTTCGTGCAACTTGATTTCGGTATACCCCTCGCCAAGCGCCTGGGTGGTCACGGCGTCCAGGCGTTCCGCGTCACCGTAGTACTGCAGCAGCGAGGCGTAGACCCGCACCCTGTCGCGGCGCTTGCCACCAAGCAATTCGTAAAGGGGCACCCCTGCCCGCTTGGCGCGCAAATCCCATAGTGCGATATCCAGCCCAGCCAGCGCATGCACCACCGGGCCAGACCGCCCCAGGTTGTGCAAGGTGCGCTGCATGCCTGGCAATAAGGCGGCGTCGTCCGCATCCCTGCCCACGGCAAGCGGCGCAATCAAGGTACCGAAGATAGCGACCAACGCAGTCGGTTCGACACAATAGGACTCCCCCCACGCGACCGTACCGTCCTGGGTTTCCAGCCGCACCAGCGCGCTGTCCAGCTTGTCACGCGGACGGCCAGCGAACAGCGGCGCGGGGCTCCAGTGATGGAACGGCAGGCGCATGGGAATGCAGGTGACAGAGACGATGGTGTTGGCAGGCATGGGAATCAGGCGTCGACAGGATTGCCCATCGTCGTGCGCGGAACGCATATGGTCAAGTACCTGGATTGACTACTTCCATATGGTTTTTCGTATGCTTAGCCGCCGTGAACTGAAGCTGCTGCGCGCCATGCACACCCTGGGCACCGTCACCGCGGCAGCAGCATCCATCGACATGACCCAGCCAGCGGCCAGCGCCATGCTGAAAGACCTGGAAATACGCTTGGGCGTGGCGCTGTTCAGCCGGGAAAAACGGCGTCTGCGCATGACTGCGCAGGGGCGAACGTTGATGCCCGAAGTGCTGAACGCCCTGGCCGCCCTGGAAAGCGCCGACCGCCTGGCCAACGACATGCGCCACGGCACCGTGGCGCGCCTGGTGATCGGCGCGGTTGCCATCGCCGCATCCAGCCTCCTGCCCGCTGCCCTCGCCCGCGTGCGCGCCGCGCATCCCTCGGTTGCCGTCACCGTGCGGGCAGGCACCGCGCTGGAGATCATCGACATGGCCGTGGAACACCGCGTCGACCTAGGCATCATCATCGGCAAGGTCGCCGATAATCATCGGGTGACGAGTCTGACGCTGGCACCGCTGAGTTTGTATGCGGTGATGCGGGAAGATCATCCGTGGGCAGGACGTGTCGGTTTGTCGCTGACGGATATGGCTGACCAAACCATCATTGTGTTGGCAGATGCCCTACCCGCAGGCAGTGCCACCCGGGCGGCTTTCGACGCGCAAGGTGTGCCTTACCGGACGATGGTCGAGGTGATGCAGTCGTCAGCCGCGTGCGCGCTGGCGGCGGAGGGGCTGGGGGTGGCAATTGTGGAGAGCTTGGGAGCGCATTATGCGACGCGCGTTGGGTTGGTCGCTCACAAGCTGGTCGCGCTGGAGAATTCGGCGTTGACTTTGGTTTGGGCACCTGGGCATGTATTGAGCGCGCCAGCGATTTGTTTTCGAGATGGGGTGCTTGAGAAGGTGGCGGCGAACATGTAATACGTACCACAGGCATTTGCAGCCTAACCCGGGGCAGCAAGTAACCAGCCATCGTTACTGTCTGGCAGCGAGCCTGGAAAGACGTCACGCCATTCTTTGTGCTGGCGACCGATATCGGTGGCTTGGGCAATACGAATGTAATCAAGCTGGCGAGATTTTTCTGTACATACCCAATCGATAACCACGTCAACCGCCTTACTGCTGCGGTCTGTCCGGACCGAACAAGGATTCGTTTCTTAGTAGGTTTTTTCTATTTCCATAACATCAATGAAAACAGGGCAGCGCAACCATGATTTGCCATTGTTTTCGGATATATTTCTGCCCTGACTTGTATCTATATCTTTCAATTGGCGATATTTCGCCGTCTTCCGGAAAATAGCCGATATGGCAACGACCCCTACTGCCCAGCAATTGGCCATCACCAATCTCTACACAGCCTTGTTTAATCGCGCACCTGACGCCAATGGCTTGGCCTTCTGGACCGGGGCAATACTGAACGGGGCATCGCTGGACACGATTACGCAGGGGTTTCTGAACTCGCCAGAGTCCAATGCTATTTACCTGCCGGCGTATACCTCTGAACAGTTCATCTCGGCTTTCTATGCGACGGTATTTGGCCGTGCACCAGATTCAAACGGCCTTGACTTCTGGGTAAAGGCGCTGGAGGCTGCGGGCGGTCAGGACTCCCTAGCGGCCAAGGCGCTTGTCGTATCGCAAATCAATACCATTATTAATTCACCGCTCGACACCAAACCGGCCGACCTCACGGATGCCGAGTACGCACAGACCTTGGCAGATCGGGCGACCTTCGCCAACAAGGTTGCCGTCGGCGTGTACTTCGCCCTTGATACCCCCGGCACGAATCTAGATCTGGCCAAGAAAGCACTGGCCCCAGTAAACGCCAATCCGAGCACTGTTGACAACGGCAAACAGGTGGCGGATGGTACGCCGCTGACATCATCGCCGTCGGCCCCGGCCGTGACGGTGCCGACGCTGCGC contains these protein-coding regions:
- a CDS encoding mandelate racemase/muconate lactonizing enzyme family protein, which translates into the protein MRSAHDDGQSCRRLIPMPANTIVSVTCIPMRLPFHHWSPAPLFAGRPRDKLDSALVRLETQDGTVAWGESYCVEPTALVAIFGTLIAPLAVGRDADDAALLPGMQRTLHNLGRSGPVVHALAGLDIALWDLRAKRAGVPLYELLGGKRRDRVRVYASLLQYYGDAERLDAVTTQALGEGYTEIKLHERTSDALAAVRRATGAGVPIMVDTNCAWLPDEAHDAIAAMREHDPFWIEEPLWPPEDDHALKQLKQLCRVPLAVGENAASTYALKQMIANHSVDYVQPSVIKLGLSAAWDIARHCVDTPVVCAPQVAFFGPGYLASLHLIAAQQADVALERLYVELAHVPYGKRVPIQNGFVQVPDTPGLGADPESELAEGRYAS
- a CDS encoding LysR family transcriptional regulator — translated: MLSRRELKLLRAMHTLGTVTAAAASIDMTQPAASAMLKDLEIRLGVALFSREKRRLRMTAQGRTLMPEVLNALAALESADRLANDMRHGTVARLVIGAVAIAASSLLPAALARVRAAHPSVAVTVRAGTALEIIDMAVEHRVDLGIIIGKVADNHRVTSLTLAPLSLYAVMREDHPWAGRVGLSLTDMADQTIIVLADALPAGSATRAAFDAQGVPYRTMVEVMQSSAACALAAEGLGVAIVESLGAHYATRVGLVAHKLVALENSALTLVWAPGHVLSAPAICFRDGVLEKVAANM
- a CDS encoding Bug family tripartite tricarboxylate transporter substrate binding protein, whose product is MTNTLCPTNPRRRGFMAATGALAATAMLPWSLNARAAGYPDKPVHFMVPYPPGAATDNLARLAGQVFSQALGQQFIVENRGGGGTTIGTRALATSTADGYTIGMVDSAFTINPGLLGERLPYNTLKDFTPISLMATAPFVLVVYPSVGVEDIQAFIKLAQAKPGTLSYGSAGVGSAPHLAGEQLRREAKVDVLHVPYRGGGTVFTDLLGGQVQFAFATVPSLLEYIKSGKLRALAVTSNKRVAQLPDVPTFAEAGLPGVDTSPLFGLVAPAGTPPQIVQKLAATLDESVRKGDLHAKLSAIGFEPVGSGPDAFAQRIKADVAKWTELIQRAGIKAE
- a CDS encoding RNA 2'-phosphotransferase, which encodes MNSKQANETSKFLSFVLRHEPQAIGIELDREGWADVDALIAGAAAQGRELDYAAIASIVEGNDKKRFALSEDGKRIRAVQGHSTQSVTVTHVEKTPPEVLYHGTATRFLASIQQQGLLAGARHHVHLSQDIDTAVSVGKRYGQVVVLRVEAARLHAQGVTFFQADNGVWLVNHVPADALQVLDTPAA